The Bartonella birtlesii IBS 325 genome has a window encoding:
- a CDS encoding ribose-phosphate pyrophosphokinase, whose amino-acid sequence MKLFCGNSNPRLAEDVTNYLNIPLGKATVKRFADQEIFVELHENVRGQDVFVLQSTSYPANDHLMELLIMIDALRRSSARRITAVIPYFGYARQDRKPGPRTPISAKLVANLITEAGAHRVLTLDLHAGQIQGFFDIPTDNLYAVPVIARDVKMHYPLENVIVVSPDVGGVVRARSLAKRLNSLLAIVDKRRERPGESEVMNIIGDVSGKDCLLLDDIVDSGGTLCNAASALLKHGANSVTAYITHGVLSGNAIERITNSEMKELVITDSIMPTQTIEKAHNIRVLPIADLIGEAIARTAAEQSVSSLFG is encoded by the coding sequence ATGAAGCTTTTCTGCGGCAATTCTAATCCACGCCTTGCTGAAGATGTTACAAATTATTTAAATATTCCCTTAGGAAAAGCAACCGTAAAACGCTTTGCTGACCAAGAAATTTTCGTAGAATTGCATGAAAATGTACGGGGGCAAGATGTCTTTGTTCTGCAATCCACATCCTATCCAGCCAACGATCATTTAATGGAATTGCTCATTATGATTGATGCTCTTCGTCGCTCTTCTGCGCGCCGTATCACGGCCGTTATTCCCTATTTTGGTTATGCCCGCCAAGATCGTAAACCTGGACCACGTACCCCTATTTCTGCAAAACTTGTTGCCAACCTCATTACTGAAGCAGGCGCCCACCGTGTTTTAACATTGGATCTTCATGCTGGACAGATTCAAGGTTTTTTTGATATCCCTACAGACAACCTTTATGCCGTTCCAGTTATTGCTCGCGATGTCAAAATGCACTATCCTCTTGAAAATGTTATTGTTGTTTCCCCCGATGTTGGTGGTGTAGTACGTGCCCGCTCACTCGCTAAACGCTTGAATAGTTTGCTCGCTATCGTTGATAAACGTCGCGAACGCCCTGGTGAATCAGAAGTTATGAATATCATCGGAGATGTCTCTGGAAAAGACTGTCTTTTGCTTGATGATATTGTTGATTCCGGTGGAACACTATGCAATGCAGCAAGTGCTCTCCTAAAACACGGTGCCAATAGTGTTACAGCTTACATCACACATGGTGTTCTTTCTGGAAATGCTATTGAGCGTATTACCAACTCAGAGATGAAAGAATTGGTTATTACAGATTCAATTATGCCAACACAAACAATTGAAAAGGCGCATAATATTCGCGTTTTACCAATTGCCGATCTGATTGGCGAAGCAATCGCCAGAACAGCAGCAGAACAATCTGTCTCAAGTTTATTTGGTTAA
- the pgeF gene encoding peptidoglycan editing factor PgeF, with protein sequence MNPVSPPILAKSLSALHAHGIKHGFFTRQNGVSKSFYPSLNAEQSLNDKSEYITQNRILIANYFGAEVQNLVTVNQIHSCEVVVVHQAFIDKPPEVDSLVTTMPGLAIGILTADCGPVLFADPQAGVIAAAHAGWRGSLKGIIEKTITVMEEQGAKRQSITAVLGPCIGPCHYEVTDEFYNQFIDYHSKFQKYFLKIDKTNHFHFNLWAFIINKLKESGIHASCLKLCTYKDEQRFFSYRRAIHRNEPSDGRQFSAIMLTR encoded by the coding sequence CTTTTTTACCCGTCAAAACGGTGTTTCAAAAAGCTTTTATCCAAGCCTTAATGCTGAACAAAGTTTAAATGATAAATCTGAATATATCACACAAAATCGTATTTTGATCGCCAATTATTTTGGTGCCGAAGTACAAAATTTAGTCACGGTCAATCAAATCCACTCTTGTGAAGTTGTCGTGGTTCATCAAGCTTTCATTGATAAGCCTCCCGAAGTAGATTCCCTTGTTACCACTATGCCAGGACTTGCAATTGGTATTCTTACAGCAGATTGCGGACCAGTTTTGTTTGCTGATCCACAAGCAGGTGTCATCGCTGCAGCACATGCTGGCTGGCGAGGAAGCTTAAAGGGAATTATAGAAAAAACAATTACTGTTATGGAAGAGCAAGGAGCCAAAAGACAATCAATAACAGCAGTTCTTGGCCCTTGTATTGGTCCTTGCCACTATGAAGTCACAGATGAGTTTTACAATCAATTTATTGATTATCATAGCAAGTTTCAAAAATATTTTCTAAAAATAGATAAAACAAATCATTTTCACTTTAATCTGTGGGCATTCATCATCAATAAACTAAAAGAATCAGGAATTCATGCTTCTTGTTTAAAACTTTGCACCTACAAAGATGAACAGCGCTTTTTTTCCTATCGGCGCGCTATACACCGCAATGAACCTAGCGATGGGCGACAATTTTCTGCTATTATGCTGACGAGATAA